DNA sequence from the Pleurocapsa sp. PCC 7319 genome:
ATGGTGTTACTCGTCTGGCAGATTTAGGGGCGAAAAATTTTGTTGTGCCCAATATGCCATCTTTAGGTCGCTTACCTTTTAGTCAAGCTTTTCGGGATGAAGCCACTGCAATTAGTATTGCTTTAAATGGCGGTTTATCGCTTGCATTAGATAATCTGGAATTTTCTTCTAATGCTCCTGAAATTGTAGAAGTCGATTTATTTTCTGCCAATGAGAACATAGCAGCTAACCCAGAGCAATTTGGCTTTAGTAATGTAACCGACCCTTTGTTATTTTCGGGATTGCCATTGCCGACAGATCCAACTGTAGCAACAGGATTTTTCTTCTGGGATCTCTTTCATCCAACCACAGAAGCACATGCTTTATTAGCAGAGACTATTTCGCAAACTGCTACTGGAGCAATACCCCAACCCAATTTTAATGAAATTGTTGGTACGGCACGAAGAGATTTACTGGTGGGCACTTCAGCAGCAGATAATGTTAGAGGCTTGGCTGGTAATGATTTTATTTTGGGCTGGAATGGAAACGATCGCATTCAAGGTGGTACAGGTCATGATCTGCTCGGAGGACATCAAGGTAATGATACTCTCGATGGTGGAAGTGGTCGAGATTTCATTCGAGGTGGTTCTGGAGACGATTTAATATTTGGTGGCAATGACAATGACCGACTGTTAGGAAATGCAGGTCAGGATATCGTTATTGGAGGTAGCGGTCGAGATTTCATTCGAGGTGGTTTGCAAGATGATTATCTCTTAGGTGGAGATGATGATGACTTTCTACGGGGTGATCGAGGAGATGATACTCTTAATGGCGGTGATGGTAATGATACTGTCCAAGGTAATCAGGGAGAAGATTTAATTGACGGTGGAGCAGGAAATGACATCCTAATTGGTGGTCTTGGGGCAGATATATTTGAGTTAACTTCAGATTTTGGCACAGATAAAATCATCGACTTTCAAGTTGGTAGCGATCGCCTTATGCTCTCTGGTGGTCTAACCTTTGGTGATTTGTCTTTTGTGGACCAACAGATTTCTGTCACTACTACTGGTGAAACTTTAGCAATTTTACCGAGGGTCGATACTACTGCTCTAAGCGAAAGAGATTTTGTGGCGACTTAGGTGGTTAACCTGACGTGAGTTAAATACTGCTTTCTTTTCCCTATGATGCTCTAAATTAAGAACTTTATTTATGGAAAATTTACATGAAAAGCTAAGTTTTTCATCATAAATTTACCAGTTTAATTAATAACTGGGTAATTATGGAGTTGGCAAATTAAAAAAATAAATAAATCAACTACTTTTATGCGTATATTTAATGTTTATACAGCCCTAGTAACTACTGTGTTAATGACAGCTGGTTCGGCTCAAGCTTTTGAATTACTAACAGCAGAAGATCTTAATTACAACGGTTTAAATACTCGTGCTGCACTAAATCTTACTCAACAAAAAGAACAGCAGTTTTTAAGTAATTTTGACAGTAGTATTGGTACGGAAGAATTTGAAAGTTTTAGTGATTTAACTTCCGCCAACATGGATTTAAGTTTCCCAGGAGCTGGAACTGCCACCTTTAGTGGAAATGGAGTAATTCATAATATCACTAATACTGCTAATCCCGATATTGCTTACGATCTTGAACAGGGTCTTTATCCAGCATCAGGAAATCAATATTTATACACGGAAGCTACCCCCAATGCTGATGGAACTTTTACTATTAACTTTAGTGAAGAGATTGCTGGTTTTGGATTTTATGCCTATGATTTAGGTGATTGGGGAGCAGAACTTTCTCTGAAACTATATCATGACGAGCAATTAGTAGATACAGTTAGTAATTTACACACAACACAACTTGATGGCAGTACAACAGGTTCAGTAATTTATGTTGGGATTTTAGGCGAACTTCAACCAGATGATACCCGCCAAGTATTTAATCGAGTAGAATTCACTACAGCAGGAAACAATATAGTTAATACTAATCACGATATTTTTGCTTTCGATAATATGACGATAGCTACTGCTAATCAGATTATTACTAGTAATATTTTTGCTGATTAGTATCGATCTTTAAGAACTTACTAAGATAATCCTGAGTAGCTATCGGCTATTTCACATCAAGTGTCTAGCACGCAAAAGCTGATAGCTGATAGCTGATAGGTAGATCCACTTTATTAAACATGGAATGGTTAAGATCGGGGTTAGATGATAGGGGTTAGGGACTAGGGAGAATCATCTTCAATTTTTTTACTGTTCTATTAGACGTTTTATTAGGTGGAGCTACTTAGCTAATCCAATAAAATTACCTTAACTCAAAGCAAAGTTAGTTAAATTGTTAACCTACAACCAATACCGCAGCACCATTAATCTTACCATTGCGCAAAGCCTCTAAAGCCTCATTGGCTTTGGATAGAGGAAAAGCAGTAACTTCGGTGTGAATGGGAATCTGTGGGGCTAAAGCCAAAAACTCTTCCCCGTCTCGGCGAGTAAGATTAGCAACAGAACGTAAGACTCGTTCTGACCACAAAATTTGGTAAGAAAAGCTAGGAATATCACTCATATGGATTCCAGCACATACTACTATGCCACCTTTAACCGTAGCTTTTAAAGCTGCGGGGACTAATTTACCAACTGGGGCAAAGATAATTGCAGCATCTAACTCTTCTGGGGGTAACTCTTCTGACCCCCCAGCCCAGACTGCACCAAGGTTACGAGCAAACTGTTGTCCTTGAGTATCCCCTGAACGAGTAAAAGCATATACCTGCTTGCCTTGATGATTCGCTACTTGAATTAAAATATGTGCTGCCGCACCAAAGCCATAAAAGCCAATTTTCTTTGCATCTTCTGTCATTCGATAGGAACGATAACCAATCAATCCAGCACATAGTAGGGGAGCTGCCTGTAAGTCGGGAAAGCCTTCGGGAATAGGAAAGCAAAAACTTTCATCAGCAACTGTATATTCAGCATAACCTCCAGGGCGATCATATCCTGTAAACAAAGCGCGATCGCAAAGGTTTTCTTTACCAGCTAAACAAAAACGGCAAAATTTGCAAGTATGACCCAGCCACGGTATACCTACACGTGTACCTAGGGGATATTTAGTAGCCTTATTTCCAGCTCCGACCACTGTACCGACAATTTGATGACCTAATACCAAAGGAAGTTTTGGTTTGGCTAGTTCGCCATCAACTATGTGTAAATCGGTACGGCATACTCCGCAGACGTGAACCTTGAGTAATACTTGTTCGGGTTTTGGTTCAGGCAGAGGTAGTTCTCCCTTACGCAAAGCTTGTCCTGCCCGATCTAAAATCATGGCACGCATATCAGTTAACCAAGATGAATTGATAATTTAACCATAGCGAAATACTAATCAACAATGAAGCCATCATCAACTATAGCCGTACAAAGTTACGTTAGGACAAGTTTATTTGATTGCTCGTAAGTAATGTTTCTACAATTCTCACAACTTCCTCAAACTTAAGATTTATCTTAATAATTAGAGTTTAAGGCAAGTAAATATAATGAACGCAGTTTTTCCTAACCGGCGAGAAGCAGGAAAAAAATTAGCCAAAAACCTAACCGTTTATGCCAATCATCCTCAGGCAACGGTTTTAGGATTACCTCGTGGTGGTGTACCAGTGGCTTATGAAATTGCCAAAAATCTGAATCTTCCTTTTGATGTTTGTTTAGTTAAAAAACTAGGTCTTCCCGATCATTCGGAAACAGCAATGGGAGCGATCGCCGAAGATGCTTTATTTCATGATTACAGTGGCAACATAACTATCATTGACGAAGATACAACTCAATATTTCGGTGTTGACGAAGAACAAATCAAAGCGATCGCAGCTAGGGTAAAAGCAGAATTAAGATGGCTTGCTTGTTGCTATCGACACTTTCGTCCTATGCACAAAATTCGTAATCAGATCGTGATTGTTGCTGATGATGGTATTGCCACTAGTTTAACTATGCACGCTGCGGTGAATGTTTTACGTCAACATCAGCCCCAGAAAATTATTATTGCTACACCAGTCGCATCTCTAAAAGCAATTCAACAACTGAAAGCTATGGCTGATGAGATCACTTGCTTGAATACTCCCAGGTCTTTGAGTGCTGTGGGTTTCTGGTATGAAGATTTTAGTCAGATAACCGATCAAGAAGTTTGCGAATTGCTTGCTCAAGAGACTCATCAAACTCTAGCAGAGTCTTGTTAACGGAAAAGCCGCATTAAAGGGAGAAATATTGATGCCCAAACGCCAAAACCCTACTAAGACACCACAATCGAATCCCATGGGATGGAGCTTGATTGTAACTGCAATCTGTCTAATTTTATTTAGCCTATTTTTACCTGTAAACTCTCCCCATAAATCTCAACCCTATAGTCAGTTTATTGATTTAGTAGAGAGCGATCGGGTAGAGAGTGTGACTATCGGCTCTAGTCATATTGAATATATTCTTAAATCTGAATCAGTTGGTAATGAATCAAAGCAGGTATTTACTACAGTTGCAGTAACTCAAGATACAGAGTTGCCACAATTACTTCGTCAACATCAGGTAGAGTTTTCGGCAATTCCTGCCACTAGCAGTGATGGGTTTTGGGGTTTTATCAAATTCTTATTTTTCTTCTTTTTAATTATTAATCTCAGCGCCCTATTATTCAATCGTAGTCAAGAAGGAGGAAAAAGTCCTTTTGCCATTGGTCGTAGTAATGCCCGGATCTACTCCGAAGGGACAATGGACATAACTTTTGATGATGTTGCCGGGGTAGACGAGGCCAAAGCAGAACTATATGAAATTGTTGATTTTCTACAACATGGGGCTAAATATATTCTTTTAGGGGCAAAAATCCCCAAAGGAGTTTTGTTGGTTGGTCCTCCTGGTACCGGTAAGACTTTATTGGCTAAAGCGATCGCTGGTGAAGCAAAAGTTCCTTTTTTTAGTATTTCTGGTTCCGAATTTATTGAAATGTTTGTTGGGGTAGGTGCGTCCCGAGTACGAGATTTATTTGAACGTGCCAAAAAACAAGCTCCTGCCATTGTCTTTATCGATGAATTAGATGCCCTAGGTAAGTCTCGTGCTGCATCGGGAACTTTGATGGGTGGTAATGATGAACGGGAACAAACTCTCAATCAGTTATTGGCGGAAATGGATGGGTTTGAACCCAATGCAGGAGTAATTCTGCTGGCAGCTACTAATCGTCCCGAAGTCCTCGATCCTGCCTTATTGCGTCCTGGTCGTTTTGATCGTCGTATTGTAGTAGATCGCCCTGATAAGTTGGGAAGACTGGCAATTTTAGAAGTCCATGCCAGAAATGTCAGATTAGATAACAATGTTGATTTAAACAAACTAGCAGCCAGAACTCCGGGCTTTGCTGGTGCAGATTTAGCTAACCTAATTAATGAAGCCGCGTTGCTTGCTGCCCGTCAAAATAATACTGCTGTAACTATGGAGGATTTTAATGAAGCGACAGAAAGAATCCTCACGGGATTAGAGAAGAAATCACGGGTACTTAACGAGACTGAAAAGAAAACCGTAGCGTATCACGAAGTTGGTCATGCCATTGTTGGCTCTCTAATGCCTGGAACGGATAAGGTAGA
Encoded proteins:
- a CDS encoding SGNH/GDSL hydrolase family protein, giving the protein MFNLDDITQIVGFGDSLSDSGNSFALTMGAIPPPPYFFGRFSNGPVAIEYLADDLELTLDPYYDDLTGNNFAVGGAGTGSTNSNNDDIAPFLPGVTLPGLANQIDVFISSLDGDNADSDALYLVWAGPNDFLDYLGGSIPADPAALIEQGFNNIVDGVTRLADLGAKNFVVPNMPSLGRLPFSQAFRDEATAISIALNGGLSLALDNLEFSSNAPEIVEVDLFSANENIAANPEQFGFSNVTDPLLFSGLPLPTDPTVATGFFFWDLFHPTTEAHALLAETISQTATGAIPQPNFNEIVGTARRDLLVGTSAADNVRGLAGNDFILGWNGNDRIQGGTGHDLLGGHQGNDTLDGGSGRDFIRGGSGDDLIFGGNDNDRLLGNAGQDIVIGGSGRDFIRGGLQDDYLLGGDDDDFLRGDRGDDTLNGGDGNDTVQGNQGEDLIDGGAGNDILIGGLGADIFELTSDFGTDKIIDFQVGSDRLMLSGGLTFGDLSFVDQQISVTTTGETLAILPRVDTTALSERDFVAT
- a CDS encoding zinc-dependent alcohol dehydrogenase family protein, yielding MRAMILDRAGQALRKGELPLPEPKPEQVLLKVHVCGVCRTDLHIVDGELAKPKLPLVLGHQIVGTVVGAGNKATKYPLGTRVGIPWLGHTCKFCRFCLAGKENLCDRALFTGYDRPGGYAEYTVADESFCFPIPEGFPDLQAAPLLCAGLIGYRSYRMTEDAKKIGFYGFGAAAHILIQVANHQGKQVYAFTRSGDTQGQQFARNLGAVWAGGSEELPPEELDAAIIFAPVGKLVPAALKATVKGGIVVCAGIHMSDIPSFSYQILWSERVLRSVANLTRRDGEEFLALAPQIPIHTEVTAFPLSKANEALEALRNGKINGAAVLVVG
- a CDS encoding phosphoribosyltransferase → MNAVFPNRREAGKKLAKNLTVYANHPQATVLGLPRGGVPVAYEIAKNLNLPFDVCLVKKLGLPDHSETAMGAIAEDALFHDYSGNITIIDEDTTQYFGVDEEQIKAIAARVKAELRWLACCYRHFRPMHKIRNQIVIVADDGIATSLTMHAAVNVLRQHQPQKIIIATPVASLKAIQQLKAMADEITCLNTPRSLSAVGFWYEDFSQITDQEVCELLAQETHQTLAESC
- the ftsH gene encoding ATP-dependent zinc metalloprotease FtsH, whose translation is MPKRQNPTKTPQSNPMGWSLIVTAICLILFSLFLPVNSPHKSQPYSQFIDLVESDRVESVTIGSSHIEYILKSESVGNESKQVFTTVAVTQDTELPQLLRQHQVEFSAIPATSSDGFWGFIKFLFFFFLIINLSALLFNRSQEGGKSPFAIGRSNARIYSEGTMDITFDDVAGVDEAKAELYEIVDFLQHGAKYILLGAKIPKGVLLVGPPGTGKTLLAKAIAGEAKVPFFSISGSEFIEMFVGVGASRVRDLFERAKKQAPAIVFIDELDALGKSRAASGTLMGGNDEREQTLNQLLAEMDGFEPNAGVILLAATNRPEVLDPALLRPGRFDRRIVVDRPDKLGRLAILEVHARNVRLDNNVDLNKLAARTPGFAGADLANLINEAALLAARQNNTAVTMEDFNEATERILTGLEKKSRVLNETEKKTVAYHEVGHAIVGSLMPGTDKVEKISIVPRGIGALGYTLQLPEEDRFLMIEDEIRGRIATLLGGRAAEELIFGKVSTGASDDIQKATDLAERYVTLYGMSDRLGPIAYEKIQQQFLEGITNPRRQVSPHLAAEIDREVKAVIENAHHIAQEILQENQQLLVTLAQILLEQEILEGEQLRSHLAQAQKTVAIEKWLQTGKPTRNNLLAPQLTHNGKPAKLSKL